A window of Chloroflexota bacterium contains these coding sequences:
- a CDS encoding PaaI family thioesterase — protein MSASDNEAQTLAELRAKVEKEPISRFLDIKLVELATGYAKVTMKTRPEYRTFNGFTFGGIVMCVADQAFACATNSMGRASVATQFNIHFIAGSDQEDELTAECRVIRKGRRVDIAEITVNNRTGKLIAKASGTTIPLT, from the coding sequence ATGTCAGCATCTGATAATGAAGCTCAAACACTGGCCGAACTGAGAGCCAAAGTGGAAAAGGAACCCATCAGCCGCTTCCTCGACATCAAGCTGGTGGAATTAGCCACCGGTTACGCTAAGGTGACTATGAAAACAAGGCCAGAATACCGCACGTTCAATGGATTCACCTTCGGCGGCATAGTGATGTGCGTAGCTGATCAAGCCTTTGCTTGTGCTACCAATTCCATGGGCCGGGCGAGCGTTGCCACTCAATTCAATATCCATTTCATTGCCGGCTCTGACCAAGAAGACGAGCTTACTGCTGAGTGTCGCGTCATTCGTAAAGGGAGACGGGTGGACATCGCCGAGATTACAGTGAACAACCGGACTGGGAAGTTGATAGCCAAAGCTTCGGGCACTACTATACCTTTGACCTAG